One segment of Verrucomicrobiia bacterium DNA contains the following:
- a CDS encoding L28 family ribosomal protein, giving the protein MPKCVFTGKVPHSANNVPKSMHKTKRMVQPNVQKIGGVKMSTRFRRTLVKYGVIEKGKPADLSKLFQVR; this is encoded by the coding sequence ATGCCGAAGTGTGTATTCACAGGGAAAGTTCCCCACAGCGCAAATAACGTTCCAAAGTCCATGCACAAGACCAAGCGCATGGTTCAGCCAAACGTTCAGAAGATTGGTGGCGTAAAAATGTCCACCCGTTTTCGTCGTACGTTGGTTAAGTATGGCGTTATTGAGAAGGGGAAGCCCGCAGACCTTAGTAAGCTTTTCCAAGTACGCTAA
- a CDS encoding site-2 protease family protein: MTFLELLRTSPFEALIFLFSLVVAITVHEFAHAWSADKLGDDTPRLMGRVTLNPLSHLDPIGSLAFILVGFGWGRPVLYNPLRLLRRSDELLIALAGPASNLLLAILFNILIYVQTHYGVHIFSTEILQAASYINVLLAAFNMLPIPPLDGSAIVAYFWPEYRSMMGGQVGLIVLLVIIFSGVLGLVISPVIQVFSQLTHLFGILL, translated from the coding sequence ATGACATTTCTCGAACTGCTCCGTACATCACCGTTTGAAGCCCTTATCTTCCTTTTCTCCCTTGTCGTGGCCATTACGGTACATGAGTTTGCACATGCCTGGAGCGCGGATAAATTGGGTGATGACACACCCCGGCTCATGGGCCGTGTTACCCTCAATCCCCTCTCACACCTGGACCCAATTGGCAGCCTTGCCTTTATCTTGGTGGGATTTGGCTGGGGACGCCCCGTACTCTACAACCCACTCCGCCTTCTTCGCCGCTCTGATGAGCTGCTCATTGCCCTGGCAGGTCCCGCTAGCAACCTGCTCCTGGCCATCCTTTTCAATATCCTCATCTATGTGCAAACGCACTACGGCGTGCACATCTTTAGTACAGAGATCCTACAGGCCGCATCGTACATCAACGTCCTCTTGGCTGCGTTCAACATGCTTCCCATCCCCCCACTTGATGGCTCCGCCATCGTTGCCTACTTCTGGCCTGAGTACCGCTCCATGATGGGCGGGCAGGTAGGCCTTATTGTTCTCCTCGTTATCATTTTCAGCGGCGTGCTAGGCCTCGTTATCTCCCCGGTAATCCAGGTCTTCTCCCAGCTCACGCACCTTTTCGGGATATTGCTATAG